A single window of Colletotrichum destructivum chromosome 9, complete sequence DNA harbors:
- a CDS encoding Putative large ribosomal subunit protein P1/P2 has translation MSTAELASSYAALILADDGVEITADKLQTLIKAAKIEDVEPIWTSLFAKALEGKDVKDLLSNVGSGGGAAAPAAGGAAAAGGAAEAAAEEAPKEEDKEESDDDMGFGLFD, from the exons ATGTCGACCGCCGAGCTCGCTTCTTCCTACGCggccctcatcctcgccgatgatggtgtcGAGATCACT GCCGACAAGCTCCAGACCCTGATCAAGGCTGCCAAGATCGAAGACGTTGAGCCCATCTGGACCTCTCTGTTCGCCAAG GCTCTTGAGGGCAAGGACGTCAAGGACCTGCTTTCCAACGTCGGTTCCGGTGGTGGCGCTGCTGCCCCCGCTGCCGgtggtgctgccgctgccggtggTGCCGCTGAGGCTGCCGCTGAGGAGGCACCGAAGGAGGAGG ACAAGGAGGagtccgacgacgacatgggATTCGGTCTCTTCGACTAA
- a CDS encoding Putative protein Ice2, with protein MWWFLRILTSAIFLLSIVLSIPVAFDVGGRDSGLAYSLALCSFYFIYSAIAVVTPAESRVRWAISVILRLSQWIVIPGLLIWALGRFAVDAGATNWVERTLQGITASKSTSWGEWVFGEGGVIETITLGGWDKTLRYSSPVFQLLEGFCTLLVIQAAGQITKWLVNRGRSDTWIIILLVISGSVLASAVYFLWRVAHFPYIDNSDAILIGVTMTSAFFLCAYGIGSGRGNPVESSLLFAYVVLCVYQIFTDYLPSESTEADQHQSSQPDFPPLPPIIMASYSTLLHMLGSLPYAVHSSLSLLYAAFQTITPSVIISLAFRLLVFYCATRIIPAVRESGARALMEEPSLEESDAANWLIGTITYFSPSILIAMYTSLLLQHFSTNDGPDGWTLRGGDPGGNVWRWTNVAATMSLYAVELYLGSEDHDSGLTNHWKMD; from the exons ATGTGGTGGTTCCTCCGAATCCTCACCAGTGCCATCTTCTTGCTAAGCATAGTGCTTTCCATCCCCGTCGCGTtcgatgtcggcggcaggGATAGTGGCCTGGCATACAGTCTTGCTCTCTGCAGCTTCTACTTTATCTActcggccatcgccgtcgtcactcCCGCCGAGTCGCGCGTCCGATGGGCCATATCCGTCATCCTCCGTCTCTCGCAATGGATCGTCATTCCGGGCCTGCTGATCTGGgccctcggccgcttcgccgttgacgccggcgCTACCAACTGGGTTGAGCGCACGTTACAGGGCATCACGGCCTCCAAATCGACGTCATGGGGCGAGTGGGTGtttggcgagggcggtgtTATCGAGACCATTACCTTAGGTGGTTGGGATAAGACTTTAAGGTACTCGAGTCCGGTATTTCAGCTTCTTGAAGGGTTTTGCACCTTGCTCGTCATTCAGGCCGCAGGACAGATCACGAAGTGGCTGGTCAATAGAGGGCGAAGTGACACTTGGATT ATCATCCTGCTCGTCATCTCCGGCAGCGTGCTTGCGAGCGCCGTCTACTTCCTCTGGCGCGTCGCCCACTTCCCCTACATCGACAACTCCGATGCGATCCTGATCGGTGTCACCATGActtcggccttcttcctctgcgCGTATGGAATCGGCAGTGGTCGCGGAAACCCTGTCGAGTCGTCGCTTCTCTTCGCCTACGTCGTCCTCTGCGTCTATCAAATCTTCACTGATTACCTCCCCTCCGAGTCCACCGAGGCGGACCAACACCAGTCGTCTCAGCCCGACTTCCCTCCTCTGCCGCCCATCATCATGGCATCGTACTCGACCCTCCTTCACATGCTCGGTTCTCTTCCTTACGCCGTCCACTCGTCTCTCAGTCTTCTCTACGCCGCTTTCCAGACCATCACCCCATCTGTCATCATTTCGCTTGCTTTCCGACTTCTCGTCTTCTATTGCGCTACCCGCATCATCCCTGCGGTCCGCGAATCTGGGGCTAGGGCTCTCATGGAAGAGCCATCTCTTGAGGAGTCGGACGCAGCCAATTGGCTCATTGGAACCATCACTTacttctcgccgtcgatTCTGATTGCCATGTACACAAGCTTGCTTCTGCAGCATTTCTCGACCAACGACGGACCGGATGGTTGGACTCTTAGAGGAGGCGACCCAGGCGGGAACGTCTGGCGCTGGACGAATGTGGCTGCGACAATGTCCCTTTACGCGGTCGAGCTCTACTTAGGCAGCGAAGACCACGACAGTGGTCTGACAAACCATTGGAAAATGGATTGA
- a CDS encoding Putative major sperm protein (MSP) — translation MSVDIEPSELSFRRPFTVEVSQILRIKNPNQTPIAFKVKTTAPKQYCVRPNSGRVEPGQDVEVTVLLQAMKQEPPLDTKCRDKFLVQSVPITADKEFASIANILDQTDKSSVIERKIRVNWLTADDQSPNPPSASAVTSTPNRHSVVNGDNTPDVSNVYSSPGQEADRSGSPSASAVRPSTSDTKDDTVSEKAQSTVSAASHVVANTAQVTYEELKQKLFQAEAKIANLQDSSGLRQRIKTESEKLPSTQEAAAAVRQGVEGVSVQMVAILCLLSFLLAYFFF, via the exons ATGTCCGTCGACATCGAGCCCTCCGAGCTGAGCTTCCGAC GGCCTTTCACCGTCGAAGTCTCTCAGATTCTCCGGATCAAGAACCCGAACCAGACCCCCATCGCCTTCAAG GTCAAAACCACCGCCCCGAAGCA GTACTGCGTTCGCCCCAACTCGGGTCGTGTCGAGCCTGGACAGGATGTGGAGGTTACCG TCCTTCTCCAGGCCATGAAGCAGGAGCCACCTCTCGACACTAAATGCCGCGATAAATTCCTCGTCCAGTCCGTTCCCATCACTGCCGATAAGGAGTTCGCGAGTATTGCCAACATT CTCGATCAGACCGACAAGTCTTCTGTCATTGAGAGGAAGATTCGTGTCAACTGGCTTACCGCCGATGACCAGTCGCCCAACCCGCCCAGTGCCTCTGCTGTTACCTCTACCCCGAACCGCCACTCTGTCGTTAATGGC GACAACACTCCCGATGTTTCGAACGTCTACTCTTCccctggccaagaagctgaTCGCTCTGGTAGCCCCAGTGCTTCAGCTGTCCGTCCCTCGACTTCCGACACGAAGGACGACACGGTCTCCGAGAAGGCCCAATCAACAGTCAGCGCCGCGAGCCACGTTGTCGCCAACACCGCCCAGGTCACCTACGAAGAGCTGAAACAGAAGCTTTTCCAGGCTGAAGCCAAGATTGCCAACCTGCAGGATAGCAGTGGTCTACGCCAACGTATCAAGACGGAGAGCGAGAAGCTCCCCAGCACCCAAgaggctgctgcggcggtAAGACAGGGAGTTGAGGGTGTATCGGTGCAGATGGTTGCCATCCTGTGTCTCCTCAGCTTCCTGCTTGCCTACTTCTTCTTTTAA
- a CDS encoding Putative fatty acid desaturase domain, sphingolipid delta4-desaturase, with amino-acid sequence MASSGAETVTAASKRKSTAAPAADGAAAAGKLKTDAASAEKDFFWTYTEEPHRTRRLAIIKAHPEVTKLCGPEPLTKYVVAGVVAMQIFWAWYLSETPFFSWKFWLVGYIFGATANQNLFLAIHEISHNLAFRSPLANRLFAIVANLPIGVPYSASFRPYHLTHHKSLGVDGLDTDLPTAIEVVFFDSILGKAFFCTFQIFFYAIRPTLIYSVAFTWVHYVNIAVQLAFDFALYSAFGFNAILYLLLSSFLAGSLHPVAGHFIAEHYVYETVPAAARDAANNIPVPETFSYYGPLNFLTYNVGLHNEHHDFPAVPWTRLPKLRELAKEFYDDLPRHESWTYVIWRFILDENVGMTSRVKRKQGGRIVGGGAKWSREEIEA; translated from the exons ATGGCCTCATCCGGCGCCGAAACCGTGACAGCGGCGTCCAAGCGCAAGTCCACCGCCGCGCCCGCTGCagatggcgccgccgccgccggtaAGCTGAAGACCGACGCGGCGTCCGCCGAGAAAGACTTCTTCTGGACCTACACCGAGGAGCCGCACCGAACCCGCCGCCTTGCCATCATCAAGGCTCACCCCGAG GTCACAAAGCTCTGCGGGCCGGAGCCCCTGACAAAgtacgtcgtcgccggcgtcgtcgcgaTGCAAATCTTTTGGGCCTGGTACCTCAGCGagacgcccttcttctcctggaAGTTCTGGCTGGTCGGCTACATCTTcggcgccaccgccaaccAGAACCTTTTCCTCGCCATCcacgaaatttcccacaaCCTCGCCTTCCGCTCCCCGCTTGCCAACCGCCTCTTTGCCATTGTCGCCAACCTTCCCATCGGCGTCCCCTACAGCGCCTCCTTCCGCCCCTATCACCTCACCCACCACAAGTCCCTGggtgtcgacggcctcgacaccGACCTTCCCACCGCAATCGAGGTCGTCTTCTTTGACTCCATCCTTGGCAAGGCCTTCTTCTGCACCTTCCAGATCTTTTTCTACGCCATCCGCCCGACCCTCATCTACAGCGTCGCCTTCACCTGGGTCCACTACGTCAACATCGCCGTCCAGCTCGCTTTCGACTTCGCTCTCTACTCCGCTTTTGGCTTCAACGCCATCCTCTacctccttctctcctccttcctcgccggctccCTGCACCCGGTCGCCGGCCACTTCATCGCCGAGCACTATGTCTATGAGACCGTCCCCGCCGCtgcccgcgacgccgccaacaaTATCCCCGTACCCGAGACCTTCTCCTACTACGGGCCCCTTAACTTCCTTACCTACAACGTCGGCCTGCACAACGAGCACCACGATTTTCCCGCCGTCCCCTGGACTCGCCTGCCCAAGCTGCGTGAGCTCGCCAAGGAGTTCTACGACGACCTGCCCCGCCATGAGAGCTGGACCTATGTCATCTGGCGcttcatcctcgacgagaacgTTGGCATGACCTCCCGCGTCAAGAGGAAGCAGGGCGGCCGCATTGTTGGTGGCGGCGCAAAATGGTCACGCGAGGAGATTGAGGCTTGA
- a CDS encoding Putative UBX domain, UBA-like superfamily, Zinc finger C2H2-type, Ubiquitin-associated translates to MTQSDLDQLLDMGFEKARAELAVKKTGNLNGALEWLEANQDKPLDELTAAASSTVAKDDDDDAGEVQANIDALESGATAKSLVCNECGKRFRSQDTASYHATKTDHTDFSESTEEIAPLTDDQKKAKLDELREQLKEKKAKQALLDKEEAKRNEKIRMKATKESQEAKEELQRKEQIKEAAKKRQEKQDDLEAKRRIKAKIEADKEDRRRKAEEAKAAREGRAPAPGPVAATSIPKATANHNEARLRLQTSDGNILKTLPAETTLFEVAQMLQSENGLEVTSFSTTFPRKTFEGHMDLSKTLKEAGLTPSAVLIVK, encoded by the exons ATGACCCAGTCCGACCTTGATCAGCTGCTCGACATGGGCTTTGAGAAGGCCCGGGCTGAGCTGGCGGTTAAGAAGACAGGCAACC TAAATGGAGCCCTTGAATGGCTTGAGGCAAACCAGGATAAACCCCTCGATGAGCtcactgctgctgcctccaGCACTGTtgccaaggacgacgacgatgatgcagGTGAAGTCCAGGCCAACATCGATGCTCTTGAGAGCGGTGCCACCGCAAAGTCGCTAGTTTGCAATGAGTGTGGCAAACGCTTCAGATCTCAGGACACGGCCTCTTACCATGCAACCAAGAC GGACCACACTGACTTCTCGGAGTCGACAGAGGAGATTGCTCCCCTGACAGATGATCAGAAGAAGGCTAAGCTTGATGAACTGCGTGAGCAGCTTAAGGAGAAAAAGGCCAAGCAGGCCCTCTTGGACAAGGAGGAAGCCAAGCGCAACGAGAAAATCCGCATGAAGGCGACAAAGGAAAGTCAGGAAGCCAAGGAAGAGTTGCAGCGCAAGGAGCAGATCAAGGAGGCTGCCAAGAAGCGTCAGGAAAAGcaggacgacctcgaggcgaAGCGCcgcatcaaggccaagatcgaggcTGACAAGGAAGATCGGCGCCgcaaggcggaggaggccaaggccgcgaGAGAAGGCAGAGCCCCTGCACCTGGTCCCGTTGCCGCGACCTCCATCCCGAAGGCGACTGCAAACCACAACGAGGCTCGCTTGAGACTGCAGACGTCGGACGGCAACATCCTGAAGACCCTTCCAGCCGAGACTACCCTATTCGAGGTGGCGCAGATGCTCCAGTCTGAGAACGGCTTGGAGGTtacgagcttctcgaccacTTTCCCGAGGAAGACGTTTGAGGGCCACATGGATCTCAGCAAGACCCTGAAGGAGGCTGGTCTAACACCTAGCGCTGTTCTCATCGTCAAATAG
- a CDS encoding Putative alpha/Beta hydrolase codes for MASTNNPMSSSTPAPDVSKTTLPMSGLLCDVYGLEELIAKQASTVSCLWLHHPRLRAKEDMADFASRVISQWEQTSASESTPVTGNKAGGGGGRALIAVAFDQQNHGTRTVSSTASDSWREGNATHALDMWAMVSGMVSDTTSLIDVVEGYLKLELARRGAGAGAGAEWAMDQHLVLGVSLGGHSAWQTMFREKRVSAGVVIIGCPDYMALLSDRAKKSKLATFSASDDGASFLGSKDFPSDLVASCLRHDPKGILFGTGAVPASAEGLPEDERRRLGGILDGLGLRRKRFLVCSGAEDKLVPYKMSEPFVEFFAGAAGAWYADRGVVVENKVYDGVGHAFSEGMVEDSVRFLVDAVAEKDGGQGGDERRAKI; via the exons ATGGCATCGACAAACAACCCGATGAGCTCGTCCACCCCGGCACCTGATGTCTCCAAGACGACCCTACCCATGTCAGGCCTCCTCTGCGACGTCTACGGTCTAGAGGAGCTCATCGCGAAGCAGGCCTCGACCGTCTCGTGCCTGTGGCTGCACCACCCACGCCTGCGCGCCAAAGAGGACATGGCGGACTTCGCGAGCCGGGTCATCTCGCAATGGGAGCAGACATCCGCATCCGAGTCCACGCCCGTCACCGGAAATAAggcaggcggcggtggcggcagaGCGCTCATCGCCGTAGCTTTCGACCAGCAGAACCACGGCACCAGGACCgtgtcctcgacggcgagcgaCTCGTGGCGCGAGGGCAACGCGACGCATGCGCTCGACATGTGGGCAATGGTCTCGGGCATGGTGAGCGATACGACGTCGCTgatcgacgtcgtcgaggggtACTTAAAGCTGGAGCTCGCGCGGAGgggcgctggcgctggcgccggcgccgagtggGCGATGGATCAGCACCTCGTACTGGGCGTGAGCTTGGGCGGGCACAGCGCGTGGCAGACGATGTTCCGGGAGAAAAGGGTATCGGCTGGAGTTGTGATCATCGGGTGTCCCGACTACATGG CTCTGCTATCGGACCGCGCGAAGAAGTCCAAGCTAGCgaccttctcggcgtccgacgacggcgcctcGTTCCTCGGCAGTAAGGACTTCCCGTCGGACCTCGTGGCGTCTTGCCTGCGGCACGATCCCAAGGGCATCCtcttcggcaccggcgcTGTCCCGGCGTCGGCGGAAGGCCTCCCCGAGGatgagcggcggcgtctcggAGGCATTTTGGACGGTCTCGGCCTCCGACGCAAAAGGTTCCTTGTGTgctccggcgccgaggatAAGCTGGTCCCGTACAAGATGTCGGAGCCGTTCGTCGAGTTCTtcgccggggcggcgggcgcgtGGTACGCCGACAGGGGTGTGGTGGTCGAGAACAAGGTGTACGATGGCGTCGGGCACGCGTTCAGCGAGGGGATGGTGGAGGACTCGGTCAGGTTCCTGGTCGATGCTGTTGCCGAGAAGGATGGCGGCCAGGGGGGTGACGAGAGGAGGGCGAAGATTTAA
- a CDS encoding Putative folylpolyglutamate synthetase, mur-like, catalytic domain superfamily, which yields MAMKGISLGLHRISRALEGVPQKWDAIHVAGTNGKGTTCTYLAALCRSFGISNGLFTSPYLVEPRDAIKINGVPVQQDIYNDVRRKILDDEQARLSQDTSQEALTIFEVTTLIAFGVFGRADVQMGLVEVGLGGRLDSTNALKRKKVTVITKIGLDHQAFLGNTLPEIAKEKAGIMMAGVPCVVDGSNPPEVLEVFRQHAASVSAPLHLTTNQTGLLETLYRSELMPHQAQNMACAITAFQLAYPHLDLSVEKALPILKDITHLGRLSWLELGEKYPSRKGKPILIDGAHNPQSAETLSTYVERRLRDADKPVTWIVSVSKQDGKDAGGMLRTLLRPGDSVACVLFSKRETMPWVEPLPLDTLREMASNAGAKEIFMGEGGLEAATQWAVDTARDGPVVLTGSLYLVGDAYRSLS from the coding sequence ATGGCAATGAAGGGCATTAGCCTAGGCCTGCACCGCATATCCAGGGCTCTCGAAGGCGTCCCGCAGAAGTGGGATGCCATCCACGTTGCCGGGACCAACGGCAAGGGCACCACCTGCACGTACCTTGCGGCCCTCTGCCGGTCCTTCGGCATATCCAACGGCCTTTTCACCTCACCTTACCTTGTCGAGCCGCGCGACGCCATCAAGATCAATGGCGTCCCCGTCCAGCAAGATATCTACAACGACGTCCGACGTAAgatcctggacgacgagcaagCCCGTTTATCGCAAGATACATCGCAGGAAGCCCTAACCATCTTCGAGGTGACTACCCTCATCGCTTTTGGCGTTTTTGGCCGCGCCGACGTGCAGATgggtctcgtcgaggtcggccttggcggGCGACTCGACTCAACAAACGCCCTCAAGCGGAAGAAGGTCACCGTCATTACCAAGATCGGCCTCGACCACCAGgccttcctcggcaacaCCCTACCCGAGatcgccaaggagaaggccggcaTTATGATGGCCGGTGTCCCgtgcgtcgtcgacgggagCAACCCGCCCGAAGTCCTCGAGGTCTTCCGGCAGCACGCGGCAAGTGTCTCGGCACCGCTGCACCTCACCACAAATCAGACCGGCCTGCTGGAGACCCTGTATCGATCCGAATTAATGCCTCACCAAGCCCAGAATATGGCATGCGCCATCACAGCTTTTCAGCTTGCTTACCCGCATCTGGACCTCTCCGTCGAGAAGGCATTGCCGATCTTGAAGGACATCACACATCTGGGCAGGCTGTCCTGGTTGGAACTCGGCGAGAAGTACCCGTCACGAAAAGGGAAGCCCATTCTCATTGACGGGGCTCATAACCCGCAGTCGGCCGAGACTCTGTCCACGTATGTCGAGCGACGCCTGCGGGATGCAGACAAACCCGTTACGTGGATCGTGTCGGTCTCTAAACAGGACGGAAAGGACGCTGGAGGCATGCTTCGCACCTTGCTGAGGCCCGGCGACAGTGTCGCTTGCGTACTTTTCTCCAAGCGAGAGACCATGCCCTGGGTTGAACCCTTACCGCTGGACACCTTGAGGGAAATGGCATCAAACGCAGGCGCGAAGGAGATTTTCATGGGTGAGGGAGGTCTTGAGGCGGCCACTCAATGGGCTGTCGATACTGCGAGAGACGGACCTGTTGTTTTGACTGGGAGCCTTTATCTGGTTGGAGATGCCTACAGAAGTCTGTCATGA